A genome region from Solirubrobacter pauli includes the following:
- a CDS encoding cupin domain-containing protein: protein MSYSVLGGGEAFWRPSNQMGVLNTDLAKQLGVDGFGARLWRLRPGQASTKHRHRLTAELYVVLDGEGRMRVDEDSLVLPRLSAVFVSPDSVRQLFNDGDADVLWLVFGAPGEAANTLEMDEETMAFIYPEGPKALPPELASDG from the coding sequence GTGAGCTACTCGGTCCTTGGCGGCGGCGAGGCGTTCTGGCGCCCGTCGAATCAGATGGGCGTGCTGAATACGGACCTGGCGAAGCAGCTGGGGGTCGACGGGTTCGGCGCGCGGCTGTGGCGGCTGCGGCCCGGCCAGGCGTCCACGAAGCACCGGCATCGGCTCACGGCCGAGCTCTACGTGGTGCTGGACGGCGAAGGGCGCATGCGGGTCGACGAGGACTCACTGGTCCTGCCGCGGCTGTCGGCGGTGTTCGTCTCGCCCGACTCGGTGCGGCAGCTGTTCAACGACGGCGACGCCGACGTGCTGTGGCTCGTGTTCGGGGCTCCGGGGGAGGCGGCGAACACGCTCGAGATGGACGAGGAGACGATGGCGTTCATCTACCCCGAGGGGCCGAAGGCGCTGCCGCCGGAGCTGGCGTCCGATGGTTGA
- a CDS encoding DNA repair protein, with amino-acid sequence MVDRLHFTGDEAADRFLVEDPFALLVGFALDQRVPVPKAFMGPWVLRERLGSLDPRVVAEADLEPVFRQVPAIHRFPGMMAKQVHALAVHVVDVYDGDAAAVWRSASTSEELRANIDGLPGFGTMKVKALGSVLFKRFDVALAEPLVPWHPTLGDVDSAEALKAYQTAKKANKSVWEAS; translated from the coding sequence ATGGTTGACCGTCTGCACTTCACAGGCGACGAGGCCGCCGACCGGTTCCTGGTCGAGGACCCGTTCGCGCTGCTGGTCGGGTTCGCCTTGGACCAGCGGGTGCCGGTGCCCAAGGCGTTCATGGGCCCGTGGGTGCTGCGAGAGCGACTTGGCTCCTTGGATCCTCGGGTGGTCGCGGAGGCCGACCTCGAGCCCGTGTTCCGGCAGGTGCCCGCGATCCATCGCTTCCCGGGGATGATGGCCAAGCAGGTGCACGCGCTGGCCGTGCACGTGGTCGACGTCTACGACGGTGACGCGGCGGCGGTGTGGCGGTCGGCTTCGACGTCGGAGGAGCTGCGCGCGAACATCGACGGGCTGCCGGGGTTCGGGACGATGAAGGTCAAGGCGCTCGGCTCGGTGCTCTTCAAGCGCTTCGACGTCGCGCTGGCGGAGCCGCTGGTGCCGTGGCACCCCACGTTGGGCGACGTCGACTCCGCCGAGGCGCTGAAGGCCTACCAGACGGCCAAGAAGGCCAACAAGTCGGTCTGGGAGGCGTCGTAG
- a CDS encoding calcium-binding protein, producing the protein MRLALIFLTGLVLFIPDTARAQDEDRCGPSKQGEQCGEGNGRQTPGGGDTGNVSHKGWPKITGILWKVLDSRDHERTGTEDNDELLGHHGDDTLYGGPGKDVLWGDWEKDNPSNQTDVMRGEDGNDFIYPSHGKNNMYGGAGNDRIIAYYGHGLIDCGPGKKDYAQTRWQRDDYRVRNCERVRHFCAYGSKPNGDCKKPGESAFATLGRYDASQTDLLAFLAVW; encoded by the coding sequence ATGCGGCTCGCACTCATCTTCCTCACTGGGCTTGTGCTGTTCATCCCGGACACGGCGCGAGCCCAAGATGAGGACCGCTGCGGACCGAGCAAGCAGGGCGAGCAGTGCGGTGAGGGCAATGGCCGCCAGACGCCGGGCGGCGGGGACACGGGGAACGTCAGCCACAAGGGCTGGCCGAAGATCACCGGCATCCTGTGGAAGGTCCTGGACAGCCGCGACCACGAGCGGACCGGCACCGAGGACAACGACGAGCTGCTCGGCCATCACGGCGACGACACGCTGTACGGCGGCCCGGGCAAGGACGTGCTGTGGGGCGACTGGGAGAAGGACAACCCGTCCAACCAGACCGACGTGATGCGCGGCGAGGACGGCAACGACTTCATCTATCCCAGCCACGGCAAGAACAACATGTACGGCGGGGCCGGGAACGACCGGATCATCGCCTACTACGGCCACGGCCTGATCGACTGCGGGCCCGGCAAGAAGGACTACGCGCAGACGCGCTGGCAGCGCGACGACTACCGGGTGCGCAACTGCGAGCGCGTCCGGCACTTCTGCGCGTACGGCTCAAAGCCCAACGGCGACTGCAAGAAGCCGGGCGAGAGCGCGTTCGCGACGCTCGGCCGCTACGACGCCTCCCAGACCGACTTGTTGGCCTTCTTGGCCGTCTGGTAG
- a CDS encoding pyridoxamine 5'-phosphate oxidase family protein produces MQRLSELPAWGAELLETAPVAHLALLDEGGHPRVQPVTFALLADTLVTAIDAKPKQATPARIKRLQQDPRATLTVDRYADDWTRLAWVQVLATATVGELGDAARTALQAKYPQYATTPLTGPLITLSPLRVLCWRASG; encoded by the coding sequence GTGCAACGACTCAGCGAACTGCCCGCGTGGGGCGCCGAGCTGCTCGAGACGGCGCCGGTCGCCCATCTCGCGCTCCTCGACGAGGGCGGGCACCCCCGCGTGCAGCCGGTGACGTTCGCGCTGCTCGCCGACACGCTCGTCACGGCCATCGACGCGAAGCCGAAGCAGGCCACGCCCGCAAGGATCAAGCGACTCCAGCAGGACCCGCGCGCCACGCTCACCGTCGACCGCTACGCCGACGACTGGACCCGCCTGGCCTGGGTCCAAGTGCTCGCCACCGCGACCGTGGGCGAGCTCGGCGACGCAGCACGCACCGCGCTGCAGGCCAAGTACCCGCAGTACGCCACCACACCGCTGACCGGACCGCTCATCACCCTCTCACCACTTCGCGTCCTGTGCTGGCGGGCGAGCGGGTAG
- a CDS encoding endonuclease domain-containing protein has translation MKACGPDAVLSHYAAACLYGWLRYDGRPIDVTAPVKRNRPMINAHRSDLVERELYRQIPVTPRVRTITDLARIEDERTVKRALRQAKLTAEELAQLPTTGLLGRIVGLSAAPTASGNEDFVLDLVLEAGFEHPLVNAPYPLPGRVYVPDLWWPDVRLIVEVDSREWHEAPLDQRDDLERQAWLEANGERVLRTTKPQVRRDPERFFARLRAAGAPYTRSAQTQL, from the coding sequence GTGAAGGCCTGCGGCCCCGACGCCGTCCTCAGCCACTACGCGGCCGCGTGCCTCTACGGCTGGCTCAGGTACGACGGCCGCCCGATCGACGTGACGGCGCCGGTCAAGCGCAACCGGCCGATGATCAACGCGCACCGGTCCGACCTCGTCGAGCGCGAGCTCTACCGCCAGATCCCCGTCACGCCCCGCGTCCGCACCATCACCGACCTCGCCCGCATCGAGGACGAGCGCACCGTCAAACGCGCTCTGCGCCAGGCCAAGCTCACCGCCGAGGAGCTCGCGCAGCTCCCGACCACCGGGCTCCTCGGCCGCATCGTCGGCCTCAGCGCCGCTCCGACCGCCAGCGGCAACGAGGATTTCGTGCTGGACCTGGTGCTCGAGGCCGGCTTCGAGCACCCGCTCGTCAACGCGCCGTACCCGCTCCCTGGTCGGGTCTACGTCCCCGACCTGTGGTGGCCCGACGTGCGCCTCATCGTCGAGGTCGACAGCCGCGAGTGGCACGAGGCGCCGCTCGACCAGCGCGACGACCTCGAGCGGCAGGCGTGGCTCGAGGCCAACGGCGAGCGCGTGCTGCGGACGACGAAGCCGCAGGTCCGGCGCGATCCAGAGCGGTTCTTCGCGCGTCTGCGTGCTGCCGGCGCGCCCTACACGAGATCGGCGCAGACCCAGTTATGA
- a CDS encoding transglycosylase family protein yields MRRLVLIVCALLLLVPSAAAQDEGTLRDRIGSGKARERSLASAADRLAELERKAAREVSILEGRLGAAQTELNEAETRLASTEVREKQARQRVNRLRKRLAEVRGKLAGLLKERYMSDRPDFVTVVLHADGFPQLLQTLSFVKRVERADTRVLDLVRDARGEAGTEQRALETLAARQQQEAKAVRSRRDALANITAGLRERRDTLTRARAARQAALQATRSGRRKAERELNRLLAARARAARASGPGGPWAIPWAIVQCESGGQNLPPNHAGASGYYQFMPDTWRGLGGSTPHAYQASKAEQDRLAARLWAGGAGRHNWVCADLV; encoded by the coding sequence GTGCGCCGTCTGGTGTTGATCGTCTGTGCCCTGTTGCTGCTCGTCCCGTCCGCCGCGGCGCAGGACGAGGGCACCCTCCGCGACCGGATCGGCTCGGGCAAGGCGCGCGAGCGGTCGCTGGCGAGCGCGGCGGACCGGCTCGCCGAGCTCGAGCGCAAGGCCGCGCGCGAGGTGTCGATCCTGGAGGGCCGGCTCGGCGCCGCCCAGACGGAGCTCAACGAGGCCGAGACCCGGCTCGCGAGCACGGAGGTGCGCGAGAAGCAGGCCCGCCAGCGCGTGAACCGGCTGCGCAAGCGGCTCGCCGAGGTGCGCGGGAAGCTCGCCGGGCTGCTCAAGGAGCGCTACATGAGCGACCGCCCCGACTTCGTCACGGTCGTCCTGCACGCCGACGGCTTCCCGCAGCTGCTGCAGACGCTGTCGTTCGTCAAACGCGTCGAGCGCGCGGACACGCGCGTGCTCGACCTCGTCCGCGACGCCCGCGGCGAAGCCGGCACCGAGCAGCGCGCGCTGGAGACGCTCGCGGCCCGCCAGCAGCAGGAGGCGAAGGCCGTCCGCAGCCGCCGCGACGCGCTCGCGAACATCACCGCCGGCCTGCGCGAGCGCCGCGACACGCTCACGCGCGCCCGCGCGGCGCGCCAGGCCGCGCTGCAGGCCACGCGCTCCGGCCGCCGCAAGGCCGAGCGCGAGCTCAACCGCCTGCTCGCCGCCCGCGCCCGCGCCGCGCGCGCCTCCGGCCCGGGCGGCCCCTGGGCGATCCCGTGGGCGATCGTCCAGTGCGAGTCCGGCGGCCAGAACCTGCCGCCCAACCACGCGGGCGCCTCCGGCTACTACCAGTTCATGCCCGACACCTGGCGCGGCCTCGGCGGCTCGACGCCGCACGCGTACCAGGCGTCCAAGGCCGAGCAGGACCGACTCGCGGCGCGGCTGTGGGCGGGTGGCGCCGGCCGTCATAACTGGGTCTGCGCCGATCTCGTGTAG